The nucleotide window TCAAAATCATACCAGTCGGAGAAGGGTAGATGGACATATTATCTGTCGTGTAGTCCATAAATTTTGCTCTTGTATAACGTTCTATGTCATGTGAATCGTAGTCTCCCCATCGTAGTTGCACATCAATCCAGTACTTGTTACTCGCTTTCTGATCAAAGACATCCTTTGACTCGGAAACTAAGCTTGGTTTGGACATCTGCCACCTATGTGCAGCAAAAAGGAGGACATCTGCACATGAACTGTTCATCTTGTAACTCTTCCTGGGATGTATTGTCTCCTTCTGTACTGTCTCAATCTCCAGTGCATCCAACTCCTGATCCAGAACTTGGCAAAGATCCATAACAACACTTTCATGGACCTTCTGCCAAAGATGTGCACGGAAAATCTGAATCAGAGAGATCTTCAGGGTTGGAATTTTGCCATGCATGAATATCCCTGTCAGATCTAGCTGAACCTGGAAACCAACATATACGTTTGCACGATTAATGGTTGGCGACCACCAGAGGGTAAATCTTCTGTTGGGGATTTGATTAAGCCCAGAACGCTGTGCATTTGTCAGCTTTTTGTACTTCATCGATTCCTCGAAACCTGAAGCCTTCTCCCAAAACAAACCCTCCCAAGTAGGGAAATATGTTCCTTTAAATAAGGTATGCTCCAGGATACCTTCCACACCACCAAGTGCTTGGATGACATCAGTTCTGTAGTTATTCAGATTCCACAGCTTTCCATCATGTCGCTGATGTGTCCACCAGAATGGGTTCTGTTTCAGCACTTGATactgcttaaagtctgtccgcaCCCTCCACCCTTTGTCGTAGGCCAAAGTGTGGCGGTCCTTTTGGAATAAAGTGTTGATACGGGGTATGCCTCTATCCCATGAATCTTCCAGATCTTCAAGTGTTAAGCGCCTATTCTGCGATTGTGCTTCCTGCCTCTTCAAAGCATACTCAGCCCAAACACGCTGAGAATCTATGAACTCGCTCTCCCATGGTTGGATGTAGCGATACAAGTTGGGGATAAGCTGGTCCTCTTCATGACTCATACCACTTCGAAAATGTGTCACACCGACATCTGTCTGTTTGCTATACCTAAGATCACTCTGTGGTATCAAAATGTGACCCATTGACAACATACCCAAACCTCCAATTTCCTTGGGTGTATAGAAGATAACTGGTGGAAACCTGCTAGGCATCTTTGAGTTCAGGCCAATCTTTATGCGAGTCTGGATCTTGTTTTCACATTTTACAAGCAGATCCAGTAGTTCTTGTGTATGAACTGTTGCTTCACGGAAATATGTCATGAGGCCAATGAGAGCAGTGTTCCACTTGTTGACTATCTTGGTAAATGTCGTTGACCCTGATGACATAAGGATTTGCCTGACACGGTTCTCAAACACCTTCATATGTTCATCATCAACCCTCAAAAATGCAATAGCTGTCCTTTCTTTTGTCTGCTCATTCTGCAAGTTCCATACTCCATCCTTCGTGTTGCTGAATGCCTCCTGAGTCATACGTATCTTCGGCAGTATACGGACCTCAAACCCAGACATGCTAAAGAGCAAGTTTGGGTTATCCTTGCTGTATACAGAGACAAAGCCATTCTCCCATTCTAATGTAGTAATGCTCCTTGGCAGGCGATTCTTCATATCCCAAAATACACTTCTTCCCAGATTAACATCATGCTTCATGAGCCTCATTCTTGCATCTCTAGGCCAACATTTCTTGTTGTTGTAACCGACCATGTTCTCATTATTAGGATCAGGATGCTCTGTCAGGTACCGCTGAATCAAATCCCTTGCCTCTTCATGAGTGAACCGGAACATTATATGCACCTTATCGATATATCGAGAATACAGCCTGATGGGATGCCTTGTCTCAACTTTAGTGTCAGTATATGTAAGGAACTCATTTGGCATCTGAGGCGGCCCTGCAATCTCACTAGCTCGTGTTAAACCAAGAAGTAGGAGATCCAGCACCAGCCCGTAGTACTGCACAATAAAAGATGCAAACTGAAGACCTCGAATAAGCCCATAAGAATTTGTGTGACTCATATCCTTGTAAGACAGCACAACATTGTTCTTTGCAGTGACATAATCAGCGATGTTATGGTCCAAGACCAACCGAAGAAGCCTGTTCAACAGAGTCAGATCAATTTTTTCAAAGAACTTCTCAAATTTTGTCTGCAGCATCACAACACACTGCCCATCGCTAGTGTCCCATATATCCTGCAAATTATTTATACCTTGGCACCACTTGTAAACAAGTAGAGGAGGTGGTTCTGAATCAGCAGGCTTTACCCAATTTGGGAAGAGGTGGCGTTTGTCCCCTTCATACCACAAGTATTGGTCAAGGTATGCATCAGTAATTTTCTCAAGAGGCTCAATTTCATATACCGGGATCAGGTAGCTGTACAGATCCATAAACTCAATACCAACTTCTTTAAAAGCACGCTGAGTAAGAAGATGCCGTTTTATCCTTGACAAAGCTTCATGTGGGTTATCATATGCTTGCTCTATTAAACCCAGTTCCTCTCGCTGCAGTTGATTTAATCTTACTGCCACACTGTATGACTCTTTTAGCCTTTCCAGTGCCAATATAAGAAGTTTGGTGTCATGCTTGTATGAGAGTGGGGGAAATGGAATCGGTGAGAACTTCCTTGACTCCAGCCAATGGACCGTGGTTGTATAAATAGCAACTGCTTCTTCAGGTGTCACATACGGCCCGTCTTTCAAGTAGTTGTGTTGCCTCTCTTGTTCTGCCTTCAGCCACAAACGAGTTAACCTTCCAAGATTTTTGCGGCAGACAGTCTTGTCAACTGTAGCACCACGCCGGATACGCTCACGATTGTAGTGAGCGACATTTGTCCACCAATCAGCCTTGGACTTCACATAACGGAGTATCATGTTCTCAATAGGAACTGGCAGGCCAGGGACCTTCCAGGGGATATTTGCCTTCCAGCAGCGCCATGCCTCACTAAGATGCTGCAGTATAGTTCTGGCCTTGTTTTGCTTGATGCCCTCTGGCATAGCATCAAGGACATCATGCATAACTGCAGCTCGAAGTTCCAGATCAAAGTGAGACTCGACACGTTGCTTGGTTACTGTTTTAGCAACTCCTTTCGAATGGCGACCTTCAAACTGCCTGGCCAGCAAATTACCTAGCCACCTTTCAAGCAAGGGCACAATACCACGAAGGAAGAACAGCCACACTCTCCACATAGGAGCCCAAAAACCACAGCCAGGTCCTTTTCCAACAGGACCAGTGTTGAAACGATAGTATATCAAGTGCTTCAGATCTTTGCACATCCTAATTTGCCGCATCAGACGATACTTGTATCTGTACATACCAGTCAACTGACCAACATGGGAGAATATGTATTGCAGACCATCAGCCAACTGAAAGGCGTCAACATTCCCCAAGCGAAACTGGATGTTTGCATCAACAACCAGCTTCGTAAGTCGCAGAATCTCACGACACAAGTGGAAAGCATTTCCAAAACGAGATTTCTTTCTCTCTTTTGTTGTGAGTGTCTTCACAGGCTTCAAATTGAAATTGTAGTCCAAGTGAAGATAGTTCAGATTCTTCCTGTGAATCAACAAGTTAAGCATGTTGTAGCCCTGCTTGCAAACTTGCAGCCCAGCTTCTGCCCAATCAAGCTCTGTACTTTGGAAGAACTTCGTTGCTTGCAGTGAACGGAACAGATGTTTCTTCTTCTGTGCTTTTGGAGGCCTGTGGTGTAGCTCATTGAGCACATAGCACTTCAGCAGCTTCTGGTAGCTCACCCGGACCTTGACTGGATACGCTGGTGGACTGCAAAACAGATGACGATGCAACATGAGACGAAAGTATACCAACGGAGAAAATATGGAAAGGTATTGTTATTTGTTAACTCGTTGTAGTACTTACCAGTGCTCTTTGAACCACTCAGATACAAGAGGGATATCCTCAGCGCGGCGTGTTCTACCAGATCTCATGTTAAAAGGCCTTGGAGCAAAAAGCAATGAAATACCAGCAGCTGTTGTGTCAGTGTAAAGTGGAGTTCGGTTCAAAAGAGGCTCCACACCCTCAGGGAGACTAAAGTCATCTTCGTCGTCCTCTTCACTTGCTTTCTTCTCCCGACGATCAACCTTGCTGGTTGAAGTGATCGGATTTATCAGAGGATCATAATAAAATGCAGGCAGATCTGGATCCTCTGTTTTGATATACATTATCATAGGAGTATGATATATGCAAAGTCTCACTTTCCTTGGCCTGTTATTGTACAGGTGAGGGAACGCAATTCTGTACTCAGTCCGAAGTGGTTGACGGATGATGAGTTTATTGATGTCATTAAATTCATTCCAGTCCTCATCCCCCTTCTCCATATCACGGTACAATGGCTCAAACTTTGGACCTCCTGCAATTGAAAATTTTAACATCAGTGATAAGAAAACATATGGTGTACACCAAATTTACCAATGTATTGCCTCTTTTCATAAAGCATAAGAAAATGCATTGAAGAAAATACAAGCACTGGTTGCTTATGTTTTCATAATAATTTTCATAAAACATTGGCAGTATTCAGATACCAGGTGGGAAATTGTTTTATTTAATCATCAAATCAAAAGCTATCAAGTATTATGCTAATCAATGTTTCGTGCTAGTATTTTTGAACTTGCAACATCAAACTTGCTTACAAAACATGAAAACAAAAGGTAAATCTTGTTACCTGGGATGCACATGTTAAGTGCTTTGGCAGTAAAGAAAGACTCCATGTCAAACAAATAGAAATAATTCCGATCTGTCAAGTCTGACAAAAGTTGACCAGCAAGGCGATAAAGTGTTGCCATTATTGGAAGAGACAGATTCCACTTCCTATAGCTGGG belongs to Triticum urartu cultivar G1812 chromosome 7, Tu2.1, whole genome shotgun sequence and includes:
- the LOC125525746 gene encoding pre-mRNA-processing-splicing factor 8A-like gives rise to the protein MWNGGPPPPLPPMAAAPPPPGTAGAGLPPPPPPPAAAPPQAGQPLTPAELEAQLVEKARKWHQLNSKRYGDKRKFGFVEAQKEDMPPEHVRKIIRDHGDMSSKKYRHDKRVYLGALKFVPHAVYKLLENMPMPWEQVRHVKILYHITGAITFVNEIPWVVEPIYLAQWGSMWIMMRREKRDRRHFKRMRFPPFDDEEPPLDYADNLLDVEPLEAIQLELDPEEDGAVYNWFYDHNPLVKTNFINGPSYRKWNLSLPIMATLYRLAGQLLSDLTDRNYFYLFDMESFFTAKALNMCIPGGPKFEPLYRDMEKGDEDWNEFNDINKLIIRQPLRTEYRIAFPHLYNNRPRKVRLCIYHTPMIMYIKTEDPDLPAFYYDPLINPITSTSKVDRREKKASEEDDEDDFSLPEGVEPLLNRTPLYTDTTAAGISLLFAPRPFNMRSGRTRRAEDIPLVSEWFKEHCPPAYPVKVRVSYQKLLKCYVLNELHHRPPKAQKKKHLFRSLQATKFFQSTELDWAEAGLQVCKQGYNMLNLLIHRKNLNYLHLDYNFNLKPVKTLTTKERKKSRFGNAFHLCREILRLTKLVVDANIQFRLGNVDAFQLADGLQYIFSHVGQLTGMYRYKYRLMRQIRMCKDLKHLIYYRFNTGPVGKGPGCGFWAPMWRVWLFFLRGIVPLLERWLGNLLARQFEGRHSKGVAKTVTKQRVESHFDLELRAAVMHDVLDAMPEGIKQNKARTILQHLSEAWRCWKANIPWKVPGLPVPIENMILRYVKSKADWWTNVAHYNRERIRRGATVDKTVCRKNLGRLTRLWLKAEQERQHNYLKDGPYVTPEEAVAIYTTTVHWLESRKFSPIPFPPLSYKHDTKLLILALERLKESYSVAVRLNQLQREELGLIEQAYDNPHEALSRIKRHLLTQRAFKEVGIEFMDLYSYLIPVYEIEPLEKITDAYLDQYLWYEGDKRHLFPNWVKPADSEPPPLLVYKWCQGINNLQDIWDTSDGQCVVMLQTKFEKFFEKIDLTLLNRLLRLVLDHNIADYVTAKNNVVLSYKDMSHTNSYGLIRGLQFASFIVQYYGLVLDLLLLGLTRASEIAGPPQMPNEFLTYTDTKVETRHPIRLYSRYIDKVHIMFRFTHEEARDLIQRYLTEHPDPNNENMVGYNNKKCWPRDARMRLMKHDVNLGRSVFWDMKNRLPRSITTLEWENGFVSVYSKDNPNLLFSMSGFEVRILPKIRMTQEAFSNTKDGVWNLQNEQTKERTAIAFLRVDDEHMKVFENRVRQILMSSGSTTFTKIVNKWNTALIGLMTYFREATVHTQELLDLLVKCENKIQTRIKIGLNSKMPSRFPPVIFYTPKEIGGLGMLSMGHILIPQSDLRYSKQTDVGVTHFRSGMSHEEDQLIPNLYRYIQPWESEFIDSQRVWAEYALKRQEAQSQNRRLTLEDLEDSWDRGIPRINTLFQKDRHTLAYDKGWRVRTDFKQYQVLKQNPFWWTHQRHDGKLWNLNNYRTDVIQALGGVEGILEHTLFKGTYFPTWEGLFWEKASGFEESMKYKKLTNAQRSGLNQIPNRRFTLWWSPTINRANVYVGFQVQLDLTGIFMHGKIPTLKISLIQIFRAHLWQKVHESVVMDLCQVLDQELDALEIETVQKETIHPRKSYKMNSSCADVLLFAAHRWQMSKPSLVSESKDVFDQKASNKYWIDVQLRWGDYDSHDIERYTRAKFMDYTTDNMSIYPSPTGVMIGLDLAYNLHSAFGNWFPGSKPLLQQAMNKIMKSNPALYVLRERIRKGLQLYSSEPTEPYLSSQNYGEIFSNQIIWFVDDTNVYRVTIHKTFEGNLTTKPINGAIFIFNPRTGQLFLKVIHTSVWAGQKRLGQLAKWKTAEEVAALVRSLPVEEQPKQIIVTRKGMLDPLEVHLLDFPNIVIKGSELQLPFQACLKIEKFGDLILKATEPQMVLYNIYDDWLKSISSYTAFSRLVLILRALHVNNEKAKMLLKPDKTIVTEPHHIWPSLTDEQWLKVECALRDLILSDYAKKNNVNTSALTQSEIRDIILGAEIAPPSQQRQQIAEIEKQSRETNQVTAQTTRTVNVHGDELIVTTTSPYEQAAFASKTDWRVRAISATNLYLRVNHIYVNSDDIKETGYTYIMPKNILKKFICIADLRTQVAGFLYGLSPQDNPQVKEIRCISIPPQHGTHQMVTLPSNLPEHEFLADLEPLGWMHTQPNEAPQLSPQDLTSHAKILENNKQWDGEKCIILTCSFTPGSCSLTAYKLTPSGYEWARGNKDNGSNPQGYLPTHYEKVQMLLSDRFLGFYMVPDNAPWNYNFMGVKHDPLMKYSMKLGTPRDFYHEDHRPTHFLEFSNIEEGEVAEGDREDTFS